The following proteins are encoded in a genomic region of Fusarium keratoplasticum isolate Fu6.1 chromosome 9, whole genome shotgun sequence:
- a CDS encoding AMP-binding domain-containing protein — protein sequence MTVTNTRPGDRHPESQGRLGHGELLERPFPTITAAFYHHATVCPDATAVRDLSGSPRELTYAELAGRAQSLAAQLRAQGVVPNSRIPLVIKRGLDMVVGIWAILSCGAQYIPLDGGVVPDETIRRILEESESGVVLCLSSTKHRITTQHPDQAVVVIDEAKTTSFEPDQGNHVDLSTPDGGCYVIYTSGTTGQPKGVDVTHKNVANLVCLFPGNLGVSAGTCVGSVLNISFDMAAWEIFACLCNGGTLVLRGSDWEPTLQQIDVLICTPTILSKYHPSQFPRIKTVATAGEPTTKGLADLWATHGTYWNCCGPTETTIVNTMQKHIVGQELTIGQPTPNNKVYILGEDGKQLGVGAAGVMWAGGLGVSRGYIGLENKAKDKYKPDRFANDGSTMYNTGDLGRWRQDGSIEILGRVDDQVKVKGFRVELDGVSASLASAPGVSRAAALLINGQIHGFTSPCGSDVTTILKHTQQHQPYYAIPTHLHLLDDLPSTANGKVDKNALKALALAKLCNAEPSTHHDESTKSVSDHGELKSHSSMSTLSTVVEKPDLMRDLPDKTTKQPFRGLRYRIFIVYRTLFSLIGILNLAALICVITLQPRSEWLGTITAINLATAVLVRQDSMINVLYTVACSVPRQLPLWIRTRCAKIYHLGGVHSGAGVCATAWLVISTVRGTVCNAGFCEGHTSGSLATQVVSWLLCGLLCSMVATAWPSFRKQYHNLFERFHRFAGWTALAMFWVRIILAINDSRPKDQDLGLAAVNSPDFWLLVVATCSIASSWFFLRKVPVEAEVLSNHAIRLHFDYTVPVNGSFTRISRRPLVEWHSFATIPNPETTHHAKGYSLVVSNAGDWTRSCIQNPPSALWVRGVPTCGVMRVATLFNRIVLIGTGSGIGPLLGHITRQSCPTQLIWSTPRPEETFGKEIVGLIRRHVPDAIIHDTKKEGRPDLVRMGFNMAKAFDAEAVIVIANEKITKKIVYGLETRGIPAYGAIWDS from the exons ATGACCGTGACAAATACCCGGCCGGGAGATCGCCACCCCGAGTCTCAAGGCCGGCTTGGCCAcggagagcttcttgagcgtCCATTCCCTACTATCACCGCCGCCTTCTATCACCATGCAACAGTCTGTCCGGATGCCACAGCCGTTCGTGATCTCTCGGGATCTCCGAGAGAGCTGACATATGCGGAACTTGCTGGACGAGCTCAGAGCTTGGCCGCCCAGCTCAGAGCTCAAGGGGTAGTCCCTAACTCAAGGATCCCACTTGTCATCAAACGAGGGCTAGACATGGTAGTTGGTATCTGGGCGATTCTATCCTGCGGCGCCCAGTACATCCCTCTCGATGGTGGCGTTGTACCTGATGAGACGATTCGTCGGATTCTGGAGGAGTCTGAGTCGGGTGTCGTCCTTTGTCTATCCTCGACCAAGCATCGCATCACCACTCAGCATCCAGACCAGGCCGTTGTAGTCATTGACGAAGCCAAGACCACATCTTTTGAGCCGGATCAAGGCAATCATGTCGACCTCTCAACACCAGACGGGGGCTGCTACGTGATATATACATCCG GAACCACAGGACAGCCGAAAGGAGTCGATGTAACACACAAGAATGTCGCCAATCTGGTGTGCCTCTTTCCCGGAAACCTAGGGGTTTCAGCCGGGACCTGTGTGGGATCGGTTCTCAACATCAGCTTCGACATGG CGGCATGGGAAATCTTTGCATGCTTATGCAATGGAGGAACACTTGTCCTCCGGGGCTCCGACTGGGAGCCGACGCTGCAGCAG ATTGACGTCTTGATCTGCACTCCCACGATCCTTTCCAAGTACCATCCTTCTCAGTTCCCCAGAATAAAAACGGTCGCTACAGCGGGTGAGCCGACCACCAAGGG TCTTGCCGACCTATGGGCCACCCACGGCACGTACTGGAACTGCTGCGGCCCGACCGAGACAACAATTGTCAACACCATGCAAAAGCACATTGTGGGACAAGAATTGACAATTGGTCAGCCAACCCCAAACAACAAGGTGTACATCCTAGGCGAGGATGGTAAGCAACTCGGTGTGGGTGCCGCAGGTGTCATGTGGGCGGGCGGACTGGGAGTTTCTCGAGGCTATATTGGACTCGAAAACAAGGCAAAAGACAAGTACAAACCGGATCGGTTTGCCAACGACGG GTCTACCATGTACAACACCGGTGATCTTGGACGATGGCGACAAGACGGTTCAATCGAAATCCTCGGCCGCGTAGACGATCAAGTCAAAGTAAAG GGTTTCCGCGTGGAGCTTGATGGCGTGTCCGCCTCCCTCGCATCCGCCCCCGGCGTGTCTCGGGCGGCTGCGCTGCTGATCAACGGGCAGATCCATGGGTTCACTTCGCCATGCGGGAGCGATGTAACCACCATCCTCAAGCACACgcagcaacaccaacccTACTACGCCATCCCGACACACCTCCACCTCTTGGATGACCTCCCCTCAACTGCCAACGGCAAAGTAGACAAGAACGCACTCAaggcattggcattggccaaGCTATGCAATGCAGAGCCATCTACACACCATGACGAGAGTACGAAGAGCGTGTCTGACCATGGCGAGCTCAAGTCGCACTCTTCCATGTCGACTCTGTCGACTGTGGTGGAGAAACCAGACCTGATGCGCGACTTGCCTGACAAGACGACCAAGCAGCCGTTCAGGGGTCTGAGATACAGAATCTTCATCGTCTATCGCACCTTGTTCAGTCTGATCGGGATACTAAACTTGGCCGCATTGATCTGCGTGATCACCCTTCAGCCAAGGTCTGAATGGCTGGGTACCATTACCGCCATCAACCTCGCAACTGCAGTGCTCGTGCGCCAGGACAGCATGATCAACGTCCTGTACACTGTTGCCTGCTCGGTACCAAGACAACTGCCGCTGTGGATTAGGACCCGTTGCGCCAAGATTTATCACCTGGGTGGTGTTCACTCCGGCGCGGGGGTTTGTGCGACCGCATGGCTGGTTATCTCAACGGTCCGCGGCACCGTCTGCAATGCAGGCTTCTGTGAAGGACACACATCGGGCTCCCTGGCCACTCAGGTGGTGTCGTGGCTGCTGTGCGGGCTGCTGTGTTCCATGGTGGCGACTGCATGGCCATCGTTCCGGAAACAATATCACAATCTCTTTGAACGCTTCCATCGCTTTGCTGGCTGGACAGCATTGGCCATGTTCTGGGTGCGCATAATCCTTGCCATTAACGACTCTCGGCCTAAGGACCAAGACCTCGGTCTGGCAGCTGTCAATAGTCCAGACTTCTGGCTCCTGGTCGTGGCAACCTGCAGTATCGCCTCCTCATGGTTCTTCCTTCGCAAGGTGCCGGTCGAGGCAGAAGTCCTCTCTAACCATGCAATCCGGCTGCACTTTGACTACACCGTGCCCGTAAATGGAAGCTTCACGCGCATCTCGCGGCGACCCTTGGTCGAGTGGCACTCGTTTGCGACCATCCCCAACCCAGAGACGACCCATCATGCCAAAGGATACTCGCTAGTGGTCTCCAACGCCGGCGATTGGACGCGTTCCTGTATTCAGAACCCTCCCAGTGCGTTGTGGGTGCGTGGTGTGCCGACATGTGGGGTGATGCGTGTCGCGACTCTGTTCAACCGCATTGTGCTTATCGGCACGGGGTCTGGAATTGGGCCACTGCTTGGACATATTACCCGACAGTCGTGTCCTACCCAGCTGATCTGGTCCACGCCACGGCCAGAGGAGACCTTTGGCAAGGAAATCGTTGGCCTAATCCGCAGGCATGTTCCAGACGCTATCATCCACGACACCAAAAAAGAGGGTCGACCAGACCTTGTTCGAATGGgcttcaacatggccaaggcctttgACGCTGAGGCCGTGATTGTAATCGCCAACGAAAAGATAACAAAGAAGATCGTATACGGTCTCGAAACGCGTGGCATACCGGCGTACGGTGCCATCTGGGACAGCTAA
- a CDS encoding AB hydrolase-1 domain-containing protein codes for MATLTSNRLLEQTSLSLIVTENMFSLRRIATTTAPAVGRQGLQATSARIRLYSQAVGPLVYDLHEPPRPITDKRKAPILFLHGLFGSKKNNRAISKALARDLGRYVYALDLRNHGESPHSTQHDYLAMAQDVAVFIEGHGLTDTTLIGHSMGAKTSMALALRSPELVADIVAVDNAPVDVTLSRDFAEYVRGMKKIDNANVTRQAEADKILSEYEESLAIRQFLLGNMYQPAGEKFRKFRIPLDILGKSLDNLGDFPYKDPNEIRFEKPALFVRGTKSKYVPDELIPLIGQFFPKFRLVDVDAGHWLISEQPEAFRQAVVEFLQKPE; via the exons ATGGCAACTTTGACATCTAATCGGCTTCTTGAACAAACATCTTTGTCTCTCATTGTGACGGAAAACATGTTCTCCCTACGAAGGatagcgacgacgacggccccTGCTGTTGGCCGTCAGGGTCTTCAGGCTACATCTGCAAGGATAAGACTGTACTCCCAGGCCGTTGGCCCATTGGTCTATGATCTACATGAACCACCGCGTCCGATTACCGACAAGAGGAAAGCTCCCATTCTCTTTCTGCACGGATTATTCGGatccaagaagaacaacaGAGCCATCAGCAA AGCCCTAGCCCGGGATCTTGGACGATATGTGTACGCCTTG GATCTCAGAAACCATGGCGAGTCGCCTCACAGCACCCAGCATGACTACCTTGCCATGGCCCAGGATGTAGCAGTGTTCATCGAAGGACATGGTCTCACTGACACGACACTCATCGGTCACTCAAT GGGCGCCAAGACTTCAATGGCTCTGGCCCTGCGCTCTCCGGAACTTGTGGCCGACATCGTAGCCGTTGACAACGCCCCCGTAGACGTGACCCTCAGCAGGGACTTTGCCGAGTACGTTCGCGGCATGAAGAAGATCGACAACGCAAACGTCACCCGtcaggccgaggccgacaagATTCTTAGCGAGTACGAAGAGTCCCTCGCCATCCGACAGTTCTTGTTGGGCAACATGTATCAGCCCGCAGGCGAAAAGTTCCGCAAGTTCCGCATCCCTCTGGATATCCTAGGCAAGTCTCTGGACAACCTCGGAGACTTTCCCTACAAGGACCCCAACGAGATCCGATTTGAGAAGCCTGCCCTGTTTGTGCGAGGCACCAAGAGTAAATATGTTCCGGACGAGCTCATCCCCTTGATCGGCCAGTTCTTCCCCAAGTTCCGCCTTGTCGACGTAGATGCCGGGCACTGGCTCATTTCTGAGCAGCCTGAAGCCTTCAGGCAAG CGGTTGTCGAGTTTCTCCAGAAGCCCGAGTGA